The following are encoded in a window of Mycobacterium vicinigordonae genomic DNA:
- a CDS encoding DUF1254 domain-containing protein, with protein MAQPASGVLMTPGYARTIGQFAYVWGWPMVNMISRSDSITKAPHPGLLGGIIPVAPQGRLAMLSNYVDPSETFVTCPNQDVVYGLAYLSLDEQPVIIQVPDFGDRFWVYALSDARTDQFGRLGKQYGTKPGFYLVAGPNWTGDKPDGVHDVIRSSTALAIGLPRIFMDTTPRDHQAIQSVIKQVDIYPLTEFDGTMKTVDWAKLPSFPAPPSNAGEGEAKWVVPEKFFDQLGHVLETVPPLPGEEAMYAQFRALLDAAEHNPNIHQALIDTAVATERDVIDPFFEWSHNGRPTGNGWNRSTNNAQWGVDYFNRTGTAKSNMFDNRPTETQYFYADKDSAGTSLEGGRDYTVTFPAGQEPPVDGFWSLTLYNDKHLFHPNTLNRYSVGTKNQNLARGADGSLTVYAGSKSPGPEKESNWLPAPDGHFSLYIRAYWGRQSILDGSWKPPPIITV; from the coding sequence GTGGCGCAACCGGCTTCCGGTGTGCTGATGACACCCGGCTACGCGAGGACCATCGGCCAGTTCGCGTACGTGTGGGGATGGCCGATGGTCAACATGATCAGCCGCAGCGACTCCATCACCAAAGCACCGCACCCAGGACTGTTGGGCGGCATCATTCCGGTGGCCCCGCAGGGTCGGCTGGCGATGCTATCCAACTACGTCGATCCCAGCGAGACCTTCGTCACCTGCCCAAACCAGGATGTGGTCTACGGACTGGCGTACCTGTCACTTGATGAACAACCGGTGATCATTCAAGTACCGGATTTCGGTGACCGGTTTTGGGTGTATGCCCTCAGCGACGCCCGTACCGACCAATTTGGGCGGTTGGGCAAGCAATATGGAACCAAACCCGGGTTCTATCTAGTGGCCGGTCCCAATTGGACGGGCGACAAGCCCGATGGCGTCCACGACGTCATCCGGTCGTCAACGGCACTGGCGATCGGACTGCCCCGAATCTTCATGGACACCACACCGCGGGATCACCAGGCCATCCAGTCGGTGATCAAGCAGGTCGACATCTACCCGCTCACCGAGTTCGACGGGACGATGAAGACGGTGGATTGGGCCAAGTTACCCAGCTTTCCCGCCCCGCCGTCGAATGCCGGTGAAGGTGAAGCGAAATGGGTCGTACCGGAGAAATTTTTCGATCAGCTCGGGCACGTGCTCGAAACCGTGCCGCCGCTGCCCGGTGAAGAGGCCATGTACGCACAGTTCCGGGCGCTTCTCGACGCGGCCGAACACAACCCGAACATCCACCAAGCTCTGATCGATACGGCTGTGGCCACCGAGAGGGATGTCATCGATCCATTCTTCGAGTGGTCACACAACGGCCGTCCGACCGGCAACGGCTGGAACCGCTCGACCAACAACGCACAATGGGGCGTCGACTATTTCAATCGCACCGGAACCGCGAAGTCGAACATGTTCGACAACCGGCCCACCGAAACCCAGTACTTCTACGCCGACAAGGACTCCGCCGGAACTTCGCTAGAAGGTGGGCGCGATTACACGGTGACATTTCCTGCCGGACAAGAACCTCCGGTGGACGGCTTCTGGTCGCTTACCCTCTACAACGACAAGCACCTCTTCCATCCCAACACGTTGAACCGGTACTCGGTGGGCACCAAAAATCAGAACCTGGCCCGTGGCGCCGACGGATCACTCACCGTCTATGCGGGATCGAAATCGCCTGGGCCAGAAAAAGAGTCGAACTGGCTGCCGGCCCCGGACGGGCACTTCTCCTTGTACATTCGGGCGTACTGGGGCCGCCAGAGCATCCTCGATGGCAGCTGGAAACCACCGCCCATCATCACGGTGTGA